A single Gambusia affinis linkage group LG22, SWU_Gaff_1.0, whole genome shotgun sequence DNA region contains:
- the LOC122825625 gene encoding uncharacterized protein LOC122825625 has protein sequence MATSSQPVNSAHEKLSVALLNINGLRNKMDEIQNIIKCYKLHVVGLCETKLDDSVEPSRVYIPGFRMWRRDRDSSGGGVALYVQDHIKTRLRPDLMKAEADEENPEAEIIWVEMKLPDSRPVLLGSCYRPTDNLKHLVQIYDTMDLVLKEKEEKDILLMGDFNTDWYSDPEKNVAEYVSSKWGLNQIVQDKTRITQKSSSCIDLIYTNIPVHSGRKAESTATGCSDHNLVTVKLSRNVPQKIISFRFKQIDGTFWKVIDETQWTEVYNESDPAEALKKFTDIFLSVANRHLKNQDIYDLLKLDDKIERLITERDDSKHLTQEELKKKHAKKSSGSDSSKADDSAKGKGVKCFQCKPKLNLKLKSECKNCKGLTQYCKIRNKEERNRFMQHREKAVNFSKILKICKQYFGESLPSHVINITQQGDVTSDLYYLREEKIFGNFLVETMTDEADKLVFCPNQILNEWLESLLSTDLKDADIHKIDAELLNGSSGSISGPIRHILNRCLENDLFPSELKQFELIPFSTQKLTKFRENIDLLHSVHVMIGYIFDIILYKQAEKYFIDRKLIASESIDDQIKNLKTDWLKATKSGETVSVLFLDFSSSFDSISHKDLITKLETSGFSDSALKLIKSFLSYHEGSCGLPRGSFFARLLFTVFINELKKDLRSSSVVICQNHMIVYIKDRKMSKKSKKQSVEEWAKRYMIHMNISTDFTITRHTEITSYFELLQFLLNCNQFNVQVLRKVMERYTDSGQEKFKKTFEVFQKEFGSKKCCKVSDGDINAALISVVLL, from the coding sequence ATGGCAACTTCATCACAGCCAGTCAACTCTGCACATGAAAAGTTATCTGTTGCTCTGTTGAACATTAACGGTCTGAGAAACAAGATGGatgaaattcaaaacataattaaatgttataaaCTTCATGTTGTTGGTCTGTGTGAAACTAAACTCGATGACTCAGTTGAACCCAGCAGAGTTTATATTCCAGGGTTCAGGATGTggaggagagacagagacagtAGTGGAGGAGGAGTTGCTCTTTATGTTCAGGATCATATTAAAACCAGATTAAGACCCGATCTGATGAAGGCTGAAGCTGATGAGGAGAATCCTGAAGCTGAGATCATTTGGGTTGAGATGAAGCTTCCTGACAGTCGACCAGTTTTACTGGGAAGTTGTTACAGACCTACAgataatctaaaacatttggTTCAAATCTATGACACAATGGATCTGGTGTtaaaggagaaggaggagaaagacATTCTGCTGATGGGAGATTTTAACACTGACTGGTATTCAGATCCTGAGAAGAATGTTGCTGAATATGTTTCATCTAAATGGGGATTAAATCAGATTGTTCAGGATAAAACCAGGATTACCCAGAAATCCTCATCATGCATCGACTTGATTTATACAAATATACCAGTGCATTCTGGTAGAAAAGCAGAATCCACTGCAACAGGCTGCAGTGACCATAACCTTGTTACTGTAAAACTCAGCAGAAATGTTCCTCAGAAGATCATAAGCTTTAGGTTTAAACAGATTGATGGTACATTTTGGAAAGTTATAGATGAGACTCAGTGGACTGAAGTCTACAATGAATCTGATCCTGCAGAAGCTCTGAAGAAATTCACTGATATTTTTCTCTCAGTAGCAAATAGACATTTAAAGAATCAAGATATTTATGATTTACTGAAGTTGGATGATAAAATAGAGAGATTAATAACTGAAAGAGATGATTCAAAACATCTCACACAGGaggaattaaaaaagaaacatgctaAGAAGTCATCAGGATCAGACTCATCAAAAGCTGATGACTCAGCTAAAGGCAAAGgagtgaaatgttttcaatgtaAACCAAAGTTAAAcctaaaactaaaatctgaatGTAAAAATTGTAAGGGTCTTACACAATAttgtaaaatcagaaacaaagaaGAGAGGAATCGTTTCATGCAGCATCGGGAAAAAGCTGTTAATTTTAGTAAAATACTGAAGATATGTAAACAGTATTTTGGAGAAAGTTTGCCTTCTCATGTGATCAACATAACTCAGCAGGGAGATGTAACCTCAGACTTATATTATCTCAGAGAAGAAAAGATATTTGGTAATTTTCTAGTTGAGACAATGACTGACGAGGcagataaattagttttttgtcccaatcaaatattaaatgaatggTTGGAGTCTCTCCTTAGTACTGATCTGAAAGACGCTGATATCCATAAAATAGATGCTGAACTCCTGAACGGTTCATCTGGTTCCATCTCTGGTCCGATCCGCCACATCCTGAACCGCTGCCTGGAGAACGATCTGTTTCCTTCTGAACTCAAACAGTTTGAGTTAATCCCGTTTTCAACCCAAAAACTGACCAAGTTCAGGGAGAACATAGATCTTCTTCACAGTGTCCATGTTATGATAGGTTATATCTTTGACATCATTCTCTATAAACAGgcagaaaaatactttattgatcggAAACTGATAGCTTCAGAGTCTATTGATGATCAAATCAAGAACCTAAAAACTGATTGGCTCAAAGCAACAAAGTCAGGAgaaacagtttcagttttgttcctGGACTTCAGTTCTTCATTTGACTCCATCAGTCACAAAGATCTGATAACAAAACTGGAAACATCTGGTTTCTCAGATTCGGCTcttaaactgataaaaagttttctttcctaCCATGAAGGTTCCTGCGGTTTGCCCAGAGGAAGCTTCTTCGCTCGACTCCTCTTCACCGTCTTTATTAATGAATTAAAGAAAGATTTAAGATCATCCTCTGTAGTTATCTGCCAAAATCACATGATTGTTTACATAAAAGACCGTAAGATGTCAAAGAAATCTAAGAAACAATCTgtggaggaatgggccaaacgTTATATGATACATATGAACATATCAACAGATTTTACAATAACCAGACACACAGAAATAACTTCTTATTTTGAActccttcagtttttgttgaacTGTAATCAGTTTAATGTTCAGGTATTGAGAAAAGTTATGGAACGTTATACTGACTCTGGacaggaaaagtttaaaaaaacctttgaagTATTTCAGAAAGAGTTTGGTAGTAAGAAATGTTGTAAAGTCTCTGATGGTGACATAAATGCAGCTCTAATCTCAGtggtgctgctgtag
- the LOC122825626 gene encoding uncharacterized protein LOC122825626 has translation MATSSQNTKTSSQASSPASKEVNIKYEELSLGLLNINGLRKKTHEVKHIIARDKLHVVALCETKLNSKVKHSEVYIPGFSMWRKDRNDKSNNTGGGIALYIQDHIKTRLRPDLMTAEVDEENPEAEIIWVELDLPKAGETDQENRRVLLGCCYRPTKDKKKYLKHIKKTITLLSEKDKDKDIFLMGDFNIDWLSNSEKKEADDFISSKGWTQIVKVATRLTLDSETCIDHIYTNVKGLPEPKHIPTDCSDHNLITVKIDGKIPQSKGNFRPNQDDKEKFQKDMKNKSEEVYRNVKSLQEFTESFLQVADKHAPLKSQNIHSLLKLNETLENLVSDRDKSKYEMIKNIYTSIKKKKKLQEKIDNYINGKPENQPGGENDATESEETFPFHLPEVKASEEENQQQTDQTSSEPTDSGSVPVDPVDRHREETGIEVFQKTRFTEVKSCLEYICGHVVMFIDETEAAMWELAAGSISAPLRKILNGFIKTGEIPNELKKIKSFPFSTDNYNDIRQKSGVVRVHIILSYIFDLILYEQAKPFFIEDEKSIATLQKNLKQLKTDLGETNRAVEAVLLDFTSYFDKISHDLLITKLKESNLSESDFKLIKSFLSIHEGSSGLPGGSCLTQLLHIIIINDLKKNLEPSAVICNSYMMIYGNKSELNEKIKTVRTWADKINIKIRRKEFKPSDLSAMFKILDSMIRCHGNKSNWIRAPGNIVKQNGDWEYDNVSKELELHFGKEYIVVEPEIINNSAQESQTRNKKRPAGSAGDADDSGRSMRREI, from the coding sequence ATGGCAACTTCATCACAGAACACCAAAACATCTTCTCAGGCTTCCTCACCTGCATCAAAGGAAGTAAACATTAAGTATGAAGAATTATCTCTGGGTCTGTTGAACATTAACGGTCTGAGAAAGAAAACTCATGAAGTTAAACACATTATTGCTCGTGATAAACTCCATGTTGTTGCTCTGTGTGAAACTAAACTGAACAGCAAAGTTAAACACAGTGAGGTTTATATACCAGGATTCAGTATGTGGAGGAAAGACAGGAATGACAAGAGTAACAATACAGGAGGAGGAATCGCTCTGTACATTCAGGATCATATTAAAACCAGATTAAGACCCGACCTGATGACGGCTGAAGTTGATGAGGAGAATCCTGAAGCTGAGATCATTTGGGTTGAGTTAGATCTTCCTAAAGCCGGAGAAACAGACCAGGAAAACAGACGGGTTTTACTGGGATGTTGTTACAGaccaacaaaagacaaaaaaaaatatttaaaacacatcaaGAAGACAATAACTCTGTTGTCAGagaaagataaagataaagacATTTTCCTGATGGGCGACTTTAACATTGACTGGTTGTCAAACTCTGAGAAGAAAGAAGCTGATGATTTTATATCTAGTAAGGGTTGGACTCAGATCGTTAAAGTTGCTACCAGGTTGACTCTGGATTCAGAAACATGCATTGATCACATTTATACTAATGTAAAAGGTCTTCCAGAACCAAAACACATTCCTACAGACTGCAGTGACCATAACCTCATTACCGTGAAGATAGATGGAAAGATTCCTCAGAGTAAAGGAAATTTTAGACCAAACCAGGATGATAAAGAGAAATTTCAGAAAGATATGAAAAATAAGTCAGAGGAAGTCTATAGAAATGTTAAATCTCTGCAAGAGTTTACTGAGAGTTTTCTCCAAGTAGCAGATAAACATGCCCCATTAAAGAGCCAAAATATTCATTCTTTATTGAAGTTGAATGAGACGTTGGAAAATTTAGTATCTGACAGagataaatcaaaatatgaaatgataaaaaacatCTATACctctataaagaaaaaaaagaaacttcaggAAAAGATCGATAATTATATCAATGGAAAACCTGAGAATCAACCAGGAGGTGAAAATGATGCTACAGAGTCAGAAGAAACTTTCCCTTTTCATCTCCCTGAGGTTAAAGCctcagaggaagaaaatcaaCAGCAAACTGATCAAACCAGCAGTGAACCTACAGATTCAGGATCTGTTCCTGTAGATCCTGTAGATAGACACAGGGAAGAAACGGGAATTGAAGTATTTCAAAAGACTAGATTTACAGAAGTGAAGAGTTGTTTGGAGTATATCTGTGGTCATGTGGTTATGTTCATAGATGAAACTGAAGCTGCAATGTGGGAACTTGCAGCTGGTTCTATCTCTGCTCCACTCCGTAAGATCCTGAATGGATTCATCAAGACTGGAGAGATTCCTAATGagcttaaaaaaatcaaatcattcCCATTTTCAACAGACAATTATAATGATATTAGACAGAAAAGTGGTGTTGTCAGAGTTCACATCATATTAAGTTACATATTTGATCTCATCCTTTATGAGCAGGCAAAACCGTTCTTTATTGAGGATGAAAAATCTATAGCAACActccaaaaaaatctgaagcaaCTAAAAACTGATCTGGGTGAAACAAACAGAGCGGTTGAAGCTGTGCTCCTGGATTTCACTTCTTACTTTGACAAAATCAGTCATGATCTGCTGATTACCAAACTGAAGGAATCTAATCTCtcagaatcagattttaaactgataaaaagttttctttccatCCATGAAGGTTCCTCTGGTTTGCCTGGAGGAAGCTgcctcactcagctcctccacATCATCATTATTAATGATCTAAAGAAAAACTTAGAACCATCTGCTGTTATCTGTAACAGTTACATGATGATCTATGGAAATAAGTCagagttaaatgaaaaaattaagacTGTGAGAACATGGGCCGACAAGATCAACATTAAAATCAGACGAAAAGAATTCAAACCCTCTGATCTGTCAGCCATGTTTAAAATCCTTGACTCCATGATtcgttgccatggaaacaaatcaaactggATCAGAGCTCCTGGGAACATAGTGAAGCAAAATGGTGACTGGGAATACGACAATGTCTCAAAAGAACTAGAGCTACACTTTGGTAAAGAATATATAGTTGTTGAGCCTGAGATCATAAATAATTCAGCGCAGGAATCCCAAACACGAAATAAGAAACGTCCTGCAGGCTCTGCTGGTGACGCCGATGACTCTGGACGTTCAATGAGGAGAGAAATATGA